The region agcctttctgtccatccgcgagctctggtcaccttccatgaaagactttgataattctgcttccccgaggatatccatctaaacgctatccagaaatctggataacatagCTGATCACAATGCTTCAGTTTTGCTGCAACAATCCTGAATATTCAGCCATCAACACAATAATTTCATCATAATAGACTCTTAAGTTCACTCATTcctttgtgcaaatatttatccatgaaatcattatctttaacccaatagctattaaaaactaaaacataattacacttaattaagataatgaaaacatccaagttagctacaaaaactaaaaataaactaactcacccatgatttttttcacaattataagttcaaaagcacatgaaataactctttattcaagagttatcaaccatgtatcaggggccattataGCCCGGCTATAAATAGACATTCACCCCTCAGACTAAGGGGTTTGAAAATTTCATTGTACACAGAAGCAACTAGGTAATACACAAAAtattttctccattgttgttctacaCTATTCTTTTTCAAGCTTTTCATAAGATTTATCAACTTAGTTTTTATaataagctttgagttttccgaccttatATCGTTGGCCAGTTCTCATTATCAATAGTAATCAATTGTTAGTTGAGACTCTTGATTTGATCGATGAACGACGAGAATAATCATCGTTGCGCGTAGCTGCTTGCCAGCAAAAAGTTGTTTGATACTTTAACTCTCAAATCAAGGATAGAAAGTTTGCAATAAGAGATCTAGTCTTGCAacaagtgttccaaaacactAAGGATCATCTAGCAGGAGTTTTGGGGCCTAATTGGAGGGATTGTACCATATCGTAGACGTTTTACAGCTTGACACGTATAAACTCGCTTGATTAAACGATGAACTGGTCATAAGATACTGGAATGGCAAAAATcttaaaaagtattatcaatgattctATGATTACGATAAAACACTAGTCCCAAGGATCGTATTTGCCCATTGTTTCACAAGCAATGTATTTCTTGTGTTTCGTTATTTTTGGTTGTAAAGACACGTTTTTGCCCATTTTTATAATAACcaattattttctaaaatatttgtttttatgTGGTGGTAAGGAACGTTTGTTCCCTTTTTAAACGACAAGTTATTTAATAAGATTTAATTCAAGATGTTTTCTTTAAAAAACATTCATTGCTCGTAGAGCTGTAAATACAGGCCGAACTTTCTAGCACGATACGAAACCGACACGAGTTcggaggcacgagcacgacatgACACGAAAAAATATGAGCTTGGGCCAGGCatgacacgaattgaaaattggcatgACATGGCACGACATGACATGGTCCTGAGCATGACACGTCACGACAAGGTcaaaggcacgacacgaaagcacgaacaaactagcctgAAAGCACGACACAATAAAAAGTACGATATTTtgcattaataatgataataaatttttatttatcaattatctataaattaaaatgacaatcaaagtctattatttttctcaatgtttataatttattctaaaatttgtgattttttagcatttattatgaggtattcaaattctaataattatatttgatataattttgtgtaaaatattgttgaaaattatatgaaaatatctcaaactataatttaaataaataaatgtatctGGATAGGCGGTGAGTCCATTGATTCCTAAAAAGGAGGTGAGGGGTTTAATTcctcatttttatatttttttgcaataataaaatatatttaaaagtgGGCCGAATTTAGACCCAAATAAGTAAAGTGGTCTAACATTGCACGAAGCACAACATGAGTCGTGCTAGacttactctttcaaatatgggtCTGCCCGACTCAGAACGAATTTTAATATGGGTCAGACCCGACCCGAATAATTCGTAGCCGCGAAAATGTCTGTCGTGTCCAGCTCTAGTAAAATATCAAAAGGGTATAGAGAGTGAGAGTCTTAGACCTCAAGCGCCTTTATAAGTTGTCGAtctcgacctcttccttcagCTTTACAAGCGAGCCTCCTTGTTGGTGCAAGTCTTTAATCGAATCTTCAAGGTTTACCATCCTACTTTAGATTTCTCTTaatataaatacaattaaatatcTCTATTCTATATATCCTAAAATGATGTTGTTTGATTTTGATTATGCTGTGGTTTATATATTCGTTTATCTTTGTTTAATTATTGTTTTGCTTCTGGGTTTTGTGTATAATCTACTATATCCTTTTTGGTTGTTGTTTCAGCATCTGggtattattaatttaattttttttgaacaagTGCTGTTTTTTCCCACTTAAATCTACTCTATTGTTCATGATGATTAATGAGTAGCGTAACAAATTGTATTTGTATTAAATCAATATATTATAGTACCATTTCGACTTATTTAGGATTTATTAGGGTTATTAGCTATATTAAGAGGGGAAAAGGTCTTTCATTTTGTTTATAGATGTTAGATTTTGAGAATTGTTTCAGAGATTTTGGGGTCCTTAAGTTTACAGTATGtgattgaaaataaatatttttctcagTGGCCTTACTTAAATCTCATTATAATCTATTTATTGTTATTTCTAGTGTTTTCATTACTTTCCATATTTTGGAATTATGGTATTGTCTCATTGTTGTATCTGAAAAAAACTGGTTTGTTATCAGAATTTTCCTGTTATTTCAGTTGGGTGTGTGATTATCTGGATTTATTTAGATTTCGGATATTGGTATTTCCAGGTTTGGTTCAAATATATTACTAGAAGGCTTTGCACTTTGGTTTTTCCTTCTTTGCTCTTTAGCATATGTGTTGCATATTTTGATGATTAGGTAAAGCCATGGGGAAGGACGCCAAATCGAAAGAGTCAGGAAAGGGAAAGGGGAAACAAGCGGCGGGATCGAGTGATGAGAATGCTTATAAGGGTAAAGGGAAGGGTGGGAAGAGTTCAGATGGGCTTGGCACCTGCACTTATGTTAAAGGTTTCTTCTTTTTCAGTTTGTTTCGGAATTTTGTTAACTATGAATGAAATATATTGTCTTTCTCATCATCATTGTTCTCTTTTTTGGTTTGTTGCGGGtgtgtatttttttctttttaatttgttTTAGCAAGGCATATCTTATGTGAGAAACAAGGAAAGATCAATGAAGCATACAAGAAGCTCCAAGATGGCTGGCTTAGCAATGGAGATAAGGTTCCACCTGCCGAGTTTGCAAAGGTAACTCTTTAGGAAGTTATCATTTTAGTACTTAATCTTCAATCATGTTCTGCTTTTGCTCAGTTTTTGTGTGTTCAaggagctctctctctctctctgtttttTTGTTTCCCCTGTTAAGTTACTTTATATTGCTAGCCTGTAATTTTGTTGAAAGTTTAATAATGAATACTAACGTAGCTTCTTTCCTGAAAAGGATGCTAACATTACTTCTGTTGTTAAGTGGAAATCTTTACATTTTGGTCTTGAAGTCTGTTTTAATT is a window of Humulus lupulus chromosome 4, drHumLupu1.1, whole genome shotgun sequence DNA encoding:
- the LOC133830598 gene encoding uncharacterized protein LOC133830598, producing the protein MGKDAKSKESGKGKGKQAAGSSDENAYKGKGKGGKSSDGLGTCTYVKARHILCEKQGKINEAYKKLQDGWLSNGDKVPPAEFAKVAQEYSECPSGKKGGDLGWFPRGKMAGPFQEVAFNTAVGATSAPFKSTHGYHIILSEGRKN